The region CGCTCCGCTGCAAGCTGGACAGGGACGTGCGCATCTCCCGCGCGCGCCACTGCACGGCATCCGCGGTGCGTCGCAGCCCGGTTCCGGAACGCTCCGCGCGATCCGCCACGTCTCCCAGCACGTGGGCCGCCTGCTCGATACGCGACAGCGCCGTGGCCGGCGCGCCCCACGGCCGCGCGGGGCCGATCTGGCGCAGCGCTTCCAGCAAGCTCGCGCGCTCGCCGCGGAGCGTGGACGCCGTCGCGCGGGTGCGATCCGCACGCAACCCCAGGGCGTCGCGCAGCTGATCCACTTGCTCCACCCGCGACAAGAGCGTCTCGATCGTCTGCGCCGGAATGCGCAGCACCGCGTCCACGCTCTCGGCCTCCGGCGGCGCGCGGCTCGGCCGCAGCGACGGCGGCAAGGACACGCCTCTCGACAGCTTGGCCAGCGCTTCCGCCGGATCTTCCAAGAACAACGCGAGCACGGAACGGTGCTTCGCGAGATCGTCCACCACGCGCGTGTTGCCCGCGTCCCGCGCTTCTTTCAGCCGCGCTTCCAAGCCGTGGCAGTACCAGGCCGTCGCTTCGTCACCGACGGCGGCGGCGGCGCCTTTCACCGAGTGCACCGTGCGGAACGCGATCTCGAGGCGCTCGCGATCGTCGCCGTCTTCGATGGCCTCGTCGAGCTGAGCCAGGCGGTCGCCCATGGCGGCGCGGTATTCCGCCGCGAACGCCGGATCGACCGGCGCAGCGGTCATGCCCATGGGCGGCGTGGGCCACGCCGTCGTGAGCGCCGGACGTCCGGCTCGGAGCCGCTCCACCGCCCCGCCGAGCACCTCCGCCGCGACGGCCACCACGGCCACATCCCCGCGCCGGAGCTGGGCGCCGTAGTTTCCGAGGGCCAGCGCCAGCTCGGTGTGGCCGGCCATCGCCGCCGACCCGCGCAGGGCGTGAAACGCCGCTCGCACTTCTTCCGGCTCCGGAGTCTCCGCCGCGAAGACGCTCCCCCTGCGTTCGATCTCGTCGGCCAGGAGGAGGTCGAGCTTGCCGCTCACTCCCGCTCCTCGCCCCCGCGTCGATCCAGCTCCTTCAGCAGCCCCAACAGCGGGCGCAAGGTCGGCCCCAACGCGCGCAGCACGAACCCCCGCTGCGGCTTCTCGGCGAGCTTGGACAGCGCGCCCAACAGACCGCGCGCGTGATCCGCAACTTGCGCCACCAACCGTGCCGTCTCGGGATCCGAGCCGGTGGTGCTCCGCAGCACACGACCGAGCTCCACCACTTGGCCATGGGCGGTGCGCTGCGCGGCTTGCACGCGTAAGAGCTCCTGCGACAGATCCGAAGCCCGCTGCCGCGCCAGCTCCAGATCGGCGTCCAAGGCGCCCCGCTCTTCTTCGAGCTGCGCCAAGATGCCGTCGAGCTCGCCCAGTCCTTCCAGGCCGGCGTGAGCGATCTCGCGCACTTCTTCCGCCACCAGCACCAAGGCCCGCCCTTTCGCTTCCCCCAGGCGAGAGCCCTCCAAGCCCGCGTTGAGCGCCACCAGCTTCACACGCTCCAGGGCGTCCTTCACCCGACTGACCATGCCCTCGGCGTCCCGCCCGCGAGCGTGGAGCAACCGCGCGCGGTCCGTGGCCGCGTCCAAAGAGCTCTTCTGCTGCGCCGCGACGGCGCCCACGCCTTGAGCCGCCCCCAGCGCGGTCTCCGACGAGTTCTGCGCGCCGTCTTGGGCGCGCAGCAAGAGCGCGTCGTCCAGGCCGTTGCGCGCCGTCCCGGGCTCCCCAGCGCTCAGGGAGTCGCGCACGCGATCGAGCACCAGGTCCACCAGGCTCATGCCTCGCCTCCTTCTCGCACTCGGGAAAGCTCCGCCGAAAGGCTCAACAGCGGAACCCGCTGACCTTCCACCAACACGCCGCCCTCCGCGGCCTCGAAGAACCCGGTCCGCTCCACCGCGACACCGCTCAGCGCGATCGTCTCGCCGTCCACCTCGCACAGCACGGCATGCGCGTCTTCCCCCAGCGGGACCGCCGTCACCACCCGCCCGTCCCAGGTCGACAGCGGCGTGCCGTCCCCGGGCACCCGGGTGATGGGCAGGGTGTGGATGATCCGCTGGGTGATCGCGCTGGGCAGGAAGTGCCTCGAGCCGCGCGCCATCAGGATGATGCCGGCCTCTCGCGCCGGCATCAGGCGGCCTTGCGACGCACGATGCGTGAATTCAAGAACTGGTAGATGATCTTGCACACTTCGAAGGAGCTGCCCTGCATGGTGTCGACGATCTCGCGCACCGTGCTTTCGCCATCTATCGCGTCGAGCACGGCTTGCTCGCGCCGAGTGAGCTGAGTGTCCTCGCTCAGGTTTTCGATGGCTCCGGGATCCTTGTACAGCACTTCCTCGAAATCGAACGTGCCTTCGATCAGCCGCCACTCGTCCACACGACGGAAGCCTTCCATCACCAGTGCACCGATGGAAAGCGCCAAGCGCGTGGTCGACTGCTCCAAGGGCAAACCCACGGTGAAGGTGAAGCGCCCCGTCTTCCAGCGCACCACCTCGTACACCAGCTCCGAGGTCTGCCGTGTGAGCGCATGGGTGATGGCTTCCTGCTCCACCAACCCGAGCTCCAGCAAGCGCTCTCCCAAGAGCCGCGCCGTGCCCGTTCGCTGGGCCACTACGGTATCGAGGTCCTCGCGGTTGATGGCGCCGGACTCGATCAGGTAGCGCCCCAGCAAGAACTCGTCCCGCACGCCGCGGGAGGCCGCGAGATCCACGTTGCCCTCGCGTACGTACAGCGTGATCTCCGCCTTGCGGTTCGAGACCACCAGCGCCCCGGTCTGACGCTGCAGGTGCAAGAGCTGCAGGATTTCCGCGATGGAGATCACGGAAATGTCGCCGGCCAGCACCTCCTGGGTGTCCGCCCCGAAATCCAGCGTGCGGAGCAAGCTGGTGAGGGCGCCCATGGTGTCCGCCGTCACGGCGTCCTGCACCGCGGACAGAACGATGGCTTCGTCCACCCCCGCTTCCTCGTGCAGCTTGGGCATGATCACCCGCGCCAGCGCCGAGGCGAACTCGTCCGCGGTCTGCTGTCGCCGGATCGCCGGGTCCTCGCTCGGCACCAGGGAGCTCGGCGCGAAGCTGTCGGCGACGGTCTCCTCGTCCGGCATGGTGTCGCCGTCGGGAACCGGCCGCGCGCGCCCCTCTTCCTGCTTCTTGAGGGCGCCCTCCACCACCGCCACCAAGCCGCGGGCATCGAAGGGCTTGGTGATGGCGTCGATGGCGCCGGTCTGCTGCACGAACTGCCCACGGATCTTGTCGCCCTTGGCGCTCATCAGCACCACGGGCAGGTTCCGCCGCTCGGCGTTGTTCCGAAGCTCGCGGCAGAACTGATAGCCGTTCATCCGCGGCATCACGAAGTCGAGCAGGACGAGGTCCACCTCCGCGCCTGCGTCGAGCTTTTCGAGCGCATCTTGCCCGTCTTCCGCCGTAACGGTCTCGAATGCCCGTGCCTCCAAGATGGACGTCACCACCTTGCGGATGGTCGGGCTGTCATCGACGACGAGGATTCTCGCTCCCATTCGCCTCGGAGCGAGCATCGTGCTGGGTCCGGAGTCGAGACGCAAGGCTTCACTTTTGTGAAGCTTTTCCGGCTGGGCGGCGTGGCGCCGAAGCCTCGGCTACACTGGCGAGATGCTCCCGAAAAAGTCCAAAACACGTGAGCGCCGCGGGCAAATCGTTCCCACGGAGCTGCCTGTCTTCAGCGAGCTCGAGCGCCGGGGCCTGGTCGTCGTGATGGGGGAGCGGGGTGGTTCCGCGCCGAACCAACAAAAGAAGCGGAAGACCAAGCCCCAGCGCTGAGCACAGGGAGGGGTCAGAAGACGTCGCTGGAGCAGTCGCCGGGGGAGCAGGTGGCGGTGCAGTTGGGGTTGCCGAGGCAGGCCTGGGAGCAGCCGCCCCCTTCGCAGGTGAAGTCGCAGGTCGCGCCCGGGGAACAGGACTGGGAGCAGCCGCCGCCTTGGCAGGCCACGGTGCAGCTCGAGCCCGAGGCGCACTGCTGGGAACAGCCGCCCTTGCTGCACACGAAATCGCAGGTGGCGTCCTTCGCGCAGCTACAGTTGCCGTCGGAACAGACGGCGTCCTCGTTGGATTCGCTGCTACAGCCGATGACGCCGAGCGCGGACACGAGGGACAGGATCAGAACCAAGCTCTTCATTCGCTAGCCTCCTTGGAGGCAGCTTCAGCAGGGTGCGTGCCAGCGCAGGAACGCGGAGATCTTGCGGCTTCCTTCGATGGCGTGGCGGGGCGCAACCGACCACCACGGTGGGCTCCGGCCTTCAGCGCGGCTTGCAGCTCAAGCTCGAGAGGATCTTCACGATGGCGTCTTCGTCGCGCCCCCGCTGGCCGCCGGCGATGGTCTCCGCCAACCCCAGCACCACGCGCTCCTCGAAGGGCAACAGCGCCCGGTAGTGGATCCAGTCCGGCGACGTGGGCCCCGGCCGCCAGCGGTACACCAAGAGCGTGCCGTCGTGGCCGCTCGCCGACAGCGGCTGCTCGGCGATCAGGGCGAAGTCGTGGCGATCCCCCCAGGCGGCCTCGGTGCGGCGTTTCTCGGCATCCACGGCGTCGTCCAGCTCGCCGTCGTGCTCCTCCAACATCACCGTCGATAGCGCCCGAGTGCCCGCCGGCATCGTCGAGAATTCCGCGATGTGATCCGGCATCGGCTTGGCCACGCGGGTCCAGCCCTCCGGCAACGTGGCATCGCAGCTCAGCGTGACCGGGCGCTGGGCCACCGGGGCTGCGCTCGCCATCGGCTTGGGCGTCGGACGCTCGTCACACCCGAAGAGCAAGAAGAGCGCGAGGACTGCCAGCGGTTTCCGCATGATTTTCGGTCCGGCGCGAATCCCGTCCCGCGCCGGACGTCGCTCAGTCGTCTTCGACGACGGACCGGACCGACAGCTCTGCGAGCTGCTCGGGACTCACCGCGTTGGGCGCGTCGCTCATCACGTCCGTGCCCTTTTGCGTCTTGGGGAACGCGATCACGTCGCGGATGCTGTCGCTGCCGGCGAGCAGCATCGCGAGGCGATCCATGCCCAGGGCGATGCCGCCGTGGGGCGGCGCGCCGTAGCGCAGCGCCTGCAGCAAGAAGCCGAACTTCTCCTGCGCGTCCTCGTCCTTGATGCCCAGCGCGGCGAACACCTTCGCCTGCACCTCGGGATCGTGCAAACGAATGGAACCGCCGGCGATTTCGAAGCCGTTCAGCACCAGGTCGTAGCGGTAGCAGAGCACCTTGCCGGGATCCTTCTCGATCAGATCCACGTGCTCGTCGTGGGGTCGGGTGAAGGCATGGTGAGCCGCGGCCCAGCGGTTCTTCTCGTCGTCGTACTCGAACAGCGGCGGATCCACGACCCACAGGAAGTTCCAGT is a window of Polyangiaceae bacterium DNA encoding:
- a CDS encoding Hpt domain-containing protein; protein product: MSGKLDLLLADEIERRGSVFAAETPEPEEVRAAFHALRGSAAMAGHTELALALGNYGAQLRRGDVAVVAVAAEVLGGAVERLRAGRPALTTAWPTPPMGMTAAPVDPAFAAEYRAAMGDRLAQLDEAIEDGDDRERLEIAFRTVHSVKGAAAAVGDEATAWYCHGLEARLKEARDAGNTRVVDDLAKHRSVLALFLEDPAEALAKLSRGVSLPPSLRPSRAPPEAESVDAVLRIPAQTIETLLSRVEQVDQLRDALGLRADRTRATASTLRGERASLLEALRQIGPARPWGAPATALSRIEQAAHVLGDVADRAERSGTGLRRTADAVQWRAREMRTSLSSLQRSAVRELLERVARAAEGFATRESRLVRVVIDCEETPVDRVVAERLFDPLLQLAKNALAHGIESTADRATRGKPTVGTISLRAERVGDWLRISVADDGRGIDIDALKTLALERGALNPATLSSATDDELLSLLFLPGLTTQSRADVLAGRGIGLDLAESVAHRLGGSLRLSTRAGSGVTATLEVPIERSVVDVVWVDAAGRSFALPLRFSGRVLRVRQPVVSLAACLGLPPNAASPLGVELVLQGDERTVVGVDAVGAVEEVHLRPLPRLRSERVPFSAAVLRRDGALAFALDAQAVAARVWQAGQ
- a CDS encoding response regulator codes for the protein MLAPRRMGARILVVDDSPTIRKVVTSILEARAFETVTAEDGQDALEKLDAGAEVDLVLLDFVMPRMNGYQFCRELRNNAERRNLPVVLMSAKGDKIRGQFVQQTGAIDAITKPFDARGLVAVVEGALKKQEEGRARPVPDGDTMPDEETVADSFAPSSLVPSEDPAIRRQQTADEFASALARVIMPKLHEEAGVDEAIVLSAVQDAVTADTMGALTSLLRTLDFGADTQEVLAGDISVISIAEILQLLHLQRQTGALVVSNRKAEITLYVREGNVDLAASRGVRDEFLLGRYLIESGAINREDLDTVVAQRTGTARLLGERLLELGLVEQEAITHALTRQTSELVYEVVRWKTGRFTFTVGLPLEQSTTRLALSIGALVMEGFRRVDEWRLIEGTFDFEEVLYKDPGAIENLSEDTQLTRREQAVLDAIDGESTVREIVDTMQGSSFEVCKIIYQFLNSRIVRRKAA